Proteins encoded within one genomic window of Gracilimonas sp.:
- a CDS encoding DUF5777 family beta-barrel protein, whose product MLLCIIPFHTLYAQLERERAVKEPEVELTFMAPRNINLYTVHQVSKGELHYSIMHTFGEVNTGPRNLWGIDQGANVRFSFEYGIGKNISLVLGRSSMDKVIDLGTRISTLKQKKNGGAPVSVSLIPVVGINSSDLSFLDEEYLFTDRLNYSLSLPIARKFTPNLSLQVSPILAHFNRVGPELSLSNPTENTYFSTAFSGRYKIKPRTALSFQYVPDLGIVEGVESNLAIGIDIETGGHVFQMFFTTSRALHEPYIIAAQNGNFFKREFRFGFNINRLFRVK is encoded by the coding sequence ATGTTATTGTGTATTATCCCCTTTCATACACTGTATGCACAATTGGAACGTGAACGTGCTGTAAAAGAACCTGAGGTCGAACTCACTTTTATGGCTCCGCGAAATATCAATTTGTATACTGTTCATCAGGTTTCAAAAGGTGAGCTTCATTACTCCATCATGCATACATTCGGCGAAGTTAACACCGGCCCTAGAAATCTCTGGGGCATTGATCAGGGAGCAAATGTTAGGTTCAGCTTCGAGTATGGTATCGGAAAGAATATATCATTGGTTCTTGGCCGGTCAAGCATGGATAAGGTTATAGACCTGGGTACACGCATCTCTACTTTGAAACAAAAAAAGAATGGAGGGGCTCCGGTCTCCGTATCCCTGATTCCTGTGGTTGGTATAAACTCCTCTGATCTGAGTTTTCTTGACGAAGAATACCTGTTTACAGATCGACTGAATTATTCTCTTTCACTTCCAATAGCCAGGAAATTTACCCCGAATTTGAGCCTTCAGGTCAGCCCTATATTGGCCCATTTCAATAGAGTGGGTCCGGAATTAAGCCTCTCAAACCCTACAGAGAACACGTATTTTTCAACTGCTTTTTCCGGGCGTTATAAGATCAAACCAAGAACAGCACTTTCATTTCAGTATGTACCTGACCTGGGGATTGTTGAAGGTGTGGAATCAAACCTGGCAATAGGAATCGATATTGAAACGGGGGGGCATGTATTTCAAATGTTCTTTACAACATCAAGAGCATTACACGAACCCTATATAATTGCTGCTCAAAACGGCAACTTCTTCAAGCGGGAATTCCGCTTTGGGTTTAACATAAACCGTTTATTTCGTGTAAAATAA
- a CDS encoding response regulator has product MEKDYTLLVIDDEAPMHLMLNNLLRDEYNVVNAKTAQQGIDILSEKPIHFILSDIHMPGMSGLEFLESLTADAEHRNIPILIMTSLPTVDKEQKALGLGAADFIDKALFNTDKDELLNRIRMKMVANVDIPDLPEELVYDKKEITKSILFEISSGDFVTTTQKLTKILGQKLNTDHLSFWTINNENVQMLLANGIQLPRRYGPKELKEEATFKLLLEQKRPYLVNNVFTSQKGILPEMSRDEGLPAEIGIPLFALTEKELIENKMKIPPKTPLFGYVVLKRKKVFTSKEYKLTSMLLMQMGTILWRLYHDL; this is encoded by the coding sequence ATGGAGAAAGACTACACATTATTGGTTATTGATGATGAGGCCCCGATGCACCTCATGCTTAATAATCTGTTAAGGGATGAGTATAATGTAGTCAATGCAAAAACAGCTCAGCAAGGCATTGATATCCTTTCTGAGAAACCTATTCATTTCATACTCTCGGATATTCACATGCCGGGGATGTCCGGCCTGGAGTTTCTGGAATCTCTTACAGCAGACGCCGAACACAGAAACATCCCCATACTTATAATGACCAGCCTGCCCACGGTTGATAAAGAACAAAAAGCCTTGGGGTTAGGTGCTGCAGATTTCATTGATAAAGCTCTTTTCAATACTGATAAAGATGAATTGCTCAATCGCATTCGAATGAAGATGGTTGCAAATGTGGACATCCCTGACCTTCCTGAAGAGCTCGTTTACGATAAGAAAGAAATTACAAAGAGCATACTTTTTGAAATCTCATCAGGCGATTTTGTAACCACTACGCAAAAACTCACCAAAATTTTGGGGCAAAAACTGAATACAGATCACCTTTCATTTTGGACTATTAACAATGAAAACGTTCAAATGCTTTTGGCCAATGGAATACAGTTGCCAAGGCGCTATGGTCCCAAAGAGCTTAAAGAAGAAGCCACTTTTAAGCTGCTTTTAGAACAAAAACGTCCTTATCTGGTCAATAATGTATTTACCTCCCAAAAAGGGATCTTGCCGGAAATGTCCCGGGATGAGGGGCTGCCGGCCGAGATTGGAATACCGTTATTTGCTTTGACAGAAAAAGAGCTTATCGAAAATAAAATGAAAATTCCGCCCAAAACCCCGCTTTTTGGATATGTAGTTTTAAAACGTAAAAAAGTTTTTACCAGTAAAGAATATAAACTTACCTCGATGTTATTGATGCAAATGGGGACCATTCTCTGGCGTTTGTATCACGACCTTTAG
- a CDS encoding thiamine diphosphokinase produces the protein MHAVIVSNGFPPTKELLKAEVASADLLIGADGGCITILKHGFAPDAVVGDLDSFEAPESPKFKVVYKPDQETNDLEKALNYAIEQGVKTCTVLGAFGRRMDHSLKNMSVLNKFHHSFNELIFRDDLFDTVLIEDTFSAKISVGNIVSLFPISGEVTGIHTEGLMYALKNENLKNGERDGTSNETITDEFSVQIEDGSLVIFFER, from the coding sequence ATGCATGCAGTTATAGTCAGTAATGGGTTTCCCCCTACCAAAGAATTGTTGAAAGCGGAGGTTGCGTCTGCTGATTTATTAATTGGAGCCGATGGTGGTTGTATAACTATTTTAAAACATGGTTTTGCGCCTGATGCAGTGGTTGGTGATCTGGATAGTTTTGAGGCTCCTGAAAGTCCAAAGTTTAAAGTGGTTTACAAACCGGATCAGGAAACCAATGACCTTGAAAAGGCTCTTAACTATGCCATCGAACAGGGTGTCAAAACCTGCACAGTGTTGGGAGCTTTTGGTCGCCGGATGGATCACTCCCTGAAAAACATGTCGGTATTGAATAAGTTTCACCATTCATTCAATGAACTCATCTTTCGGGATGATTTATTTGATACCGTACTTATTGAAGACACTTTTTCAGCCAAAATATCCGTTGGAAACATCGTTTCACTTTTTCCGATATCGGGTGAGGTGACAGGCATTCACACTGAAGGATTGATGTATGCCCTGAAGAATGAAAACCTCAAAAATGGAGAGCGTGACGGCACGTCTAACGAGACCATTACAGATGAATTTTCAGTCCAAATAGAAGACGGTAGTCTGGTAATCTTCTTTGAGCGATAA
- a CDS encoding SEC-C metal-binding domain-containing protein, whose protein sequence is MAEHPKRNAPCHCGSNKKYKNCCIDKDRSTIISKAGITGLILLFLVGAWFLVTAISGEDSTQSCPTGTTWSASHQHCH, encoded by the coding sequence ATGGCCGAACATCCTAAAAGAAATGCCCCCTGCCACTGTGGTAGCAACAAAAAATATAAAAATTGTTGCATAGATAAAGATCGTTCAACTATTATTTCAAAAGCGGGAATTACAGGTCTTATACTCTTATTTCTTGTTGGAGCCTGGTTTTTGGTAACTGCTATATCTGGTGAAGATAGCACCCAAAGTTGTCCGACAGGTACCACTTGGTCGGCATCCCACCAACATTGCCATTAA
- a CDS encoding bifunctional oligoribonuclease/PAP phosphatase NrnA has translation MYLCQSSPIFDAMENTMFKSFISKILSYQKVAVISHLRPDGDCLGAQVALSLWLQKNGVNVSAFNEDSIPNNMTWLQDFFPVSKPSKDQFDDFDAFVVVDGNALHRFGESVELLSGSNKPIFMIDHHPDPDDGFEEFISVVSASSTCELIYQLYKEHNPDQIDDQAAKAMYLGLVTDTGSFQFDSVKPATLHAAANLLERGNFTPNIIAERIYASRPLRQLKLLSLALETIQVHGKGQISTISITREMFEKTGCNNEDTEGFVQYPLSIEGVKACVLFREDGNRIKLSLRSQSNIDVNKWARKFNGGGHKKAAGAWHEGPLEKAVEEVIDAGIEQL, from the coding sequence ATGTATTTGTGCCAATCTTCGCCTATTTTTGACGCCATGGAAAATACTATGTTCAAAAGCTTTATTTCGAAGATACTTTCATATCAAAAAGTAGCTGTTATTTCGCATTTACGTCCCGACGGCGACTGCCTTGGAGCTCAAGTTGCCCTTTCTTTATGGCTTCAAAAAAATGGGGTAAACGTCTCTGCCTTTAATGAGGATTCCATTCCAAATAATATGACCTGGCTGCAAGACTTTTTTCCGGTCTCAAAACCCTCAAAAGACCAATTTGATGATTTTGACGCTTTTGTGGTGGTAGATGGAAATGCACTTCATCGCTTTGGAGAAAGTGTGGAGCTACTGTCCGGATCAAATAAACCCATTTTTATGATTGACCACCATCCCGATCCGGATGATGGGTTCGAAGAGTTTATATCGGTTGTTTCTGCTTCCTCAACTTGTGAATTGATCTATCAGCTTTATAAAGAGCATAACCCTGACCAAATTGATGATCAAGCCGCCAAAGCAATGTACCTGGGTTTGGTGACTGATACTGGTTCGTTTCAGTTCGACAGCGTTAAACCCGCAACTTTGCATGCGGCAGCAAACCTCCTTGAGCGTGGAAATTTCACCCCAAACATTATTGCAGAACGTATTTATGCTTCCCGCCCCTTACGTCAGCTAAAACTTTTAAGCCTTGCGTTAGAAACCATTCAGGTACACGGCAAAGGCCAGATTTCTACTATCTCCATCACCCGCGAAATGTTTGAAAAAACCGGGTGTAACAATGAGGATACAGAAGGTTTTGTGCAATATCCCTTAAGCATTGAAGGAGTAAAAGCTTGCGTATTGTTTCGTGAAGATGGAAACCGGATAAAACTCAGCCTGCGTTCTCAAAGCAATATTGATGTAAATAAATGGGCTCGAAAATTTAATGGGGGAGGTCATAAAAAAGCTGCCGGAGCATGGCACGAAGGACCATTGGAAAAAGCTGTTGAAGAAGTAATTGATGCAGGTATTGAACAATTATAG
- the pnuC gene encoding nicotinamide riboside transporter PnuC, with protein MEYVIDGIINGVLNTTLLEWVAVGTGLLSVWFSMKENIWVYPTGIVSVLIYVYIAFVYKLYADMGVNFYYFIMSVYGWYYWLHPKNDSREQVPVTMNNRNENLISAVLTLGSFGILYYVLSNFTDSDVAFWDSLTTCFAILGMFLMARKKLESWIAWIITDLISIPLYFYKELVLTSFQFLVFTAIAIAGYLAWKKSMEEEKKKRDTQTSAAISA; from the coding sequence ATGGAATACGTCATCGACGGTATTATTAATGGGGTCCTTAACACCACTCTGCTTGAGTGGGTTGCCGTGGGCACAGGATTGCTGAGCGTCTGGTTTTCCATGAAGGAAAATATTTGGGTTTATCCCACCGGCATCGTCAGCGTATTGATTTATGTGTACATCGCCTTTGTCTATAAGCTCTATGCTGACATGGGGGTTAATTTCTATTACTTTATAATGAGTGTATATGGCTGGTATTACTGGCTGCATCCAAAAAATGATTCCCGCGAACAGGTTCCGGTTACCATGAACAATCGAAATGAAAACCTGATCTCAGCGGTACTTACTCTCGGTTCTTTCGGAATCCTTTACTACGTATTATCTAATTTCACGGACAGTGATGTTGCTTTTTGGGACTCTCTGACCACTTGTTTTGCTATTTTGGGAATGTTTCTGATGGCCCGCAAAAAACTGGAGAGCTGGATTGCCTGGATCATCACGGATTTAATTTCCATTCCTCTCTATTTTTATAAAGAATTGGTTCTCACCAGTTTTCAGTTTCTGGTATTTACAGCCATTGCTATCGCAGGGTATCTTGCCTGGAAAAAATCGATGGAGGAGGAAAAAAAGAAAAGAGACACCCAAACATCAGCTGCAATTTCTGCATAG
- a CDS encoding anti-sigma factor, producing the protein MSEEELHNDFESLCAGYILGALSEEDRLHFEELLEKASPEQKALYREMKQAGDELTLSVEPKTPAPDIKRRIMDAIDEAEETAGPAKSARIIPLNFYRVAAAVLLMVFLGLGFYSFNLSQKVDEQQATITQLKDDLERQEQFLDVLAAREVNLIIMGGLEPSPDGYGKILWDSNENRAVLQLANLPPPPGDKDYQLWLIKDGGNPISAGVFNFDEPGSDLFFKVEHLDEAPSPLENTFAVTLEPKGGVPQPTGDMYLVGQQ; encoded by the coding sequence ATGAGTGAAGAAGAACTACATAACGATTTTGAGTCTCTGTGCGCGGGATATATTCTCGGTGCTTTGAGTGAAGAAGACCGTCTTCATTTTGAGGAATTGCTTGAAAAAGCATCTCCGGAGCAAAAGGCATTATATAGGGAAATGAAACAAGCCGGTGATGAGTTGACTTTATCGGTCGAGCCCAAGACTCCGGCCCCTGATATTAAACGCAGGATCATGGATGCCATTGATGAAGCAGAAGAAACTGCCGGCCCTGCAAAATCAGCCCGCATCATACCTCTTAATTTTTATCGTGTAGCGGCGGCAGTTTTATTGATGGTATTCCTTGGGCTTGGCTTTTATAGCTTTAACCTCAGCCAAAAGGTAGACGAACAACAGGCTACTATCACCCAACTAAAAGATGACCTCGAACGTCAAGAGCAATTTTTAGATGTACTAGCTGCTAGAGAGGTTAATTTAATCATTATGGGAGGGTTGGAACCTAGCCCGGATGGGTATGGTAAGATTTTGTGGGATTCCAATGAGAATCGCGCTGTTTTACAGCTTGCCAATTTACCCCCTCCTCCCGGAGATAAAGATTATCAATTATGGCTTATTAAAGATGGAGGCAATCCGATCAGTGCAGGAGTTTTTAATTTTGATGAGCCTGGATCAGATCTGTTCTTTAAGGTTGAACACCTTGATGAAGCACCCTCTCCCCTGGAAAATACATTTGCGGTGACTTTAGAGCCAAAAGGTGGGGTTCCCCAACCTACCGGCGACATGTATCTGGTTGGTCAGCAATAA
- a CDS encoding Rieske (2Fe-2S) protein, producing MNDNSHNKSVSRKDFLRTAGSTALFATLGIGFFGCSSKVTGNEPDEAKEPGEAIQVEGNSITINLEQPEVAGLRSAGGWLLINQANTLVVNVDGDVIRAFTSVCTHAQCSDSWDFNNNEFICNCHLSKFDTSGRVTKGPATQDLEEYSVTRDVNIVTIVK from the coding sequence ATGAATGATAACAGTCATAATAAATCGGTTTCGAGAAAAGACTTTTTAAGAACCGCAGGCTCTACAGCCCTCTTTGCAACCCTTGGTATCGGGTTCTTTGGATGCAGCAGTAAAGTAACAGGAAATGAACCGGATGAAGCAAAAGAACCCGGAGAAGCCATACAGGTTGAAGGAAATTCTATTACTATAAACCTCGAACAACCTGAAGTTGCAGGTTTGAGAAGTGCCGGGGGTTGGCTGCTTATAAATCAGGCTAACACGCTTGTCGTTAATGTGGACGGGGATGTCATCCGTGCCTTTACCAGTGTTTGTACACATGCCCAATGTAGCGACAGTTGGGACTTCAACAACAATGAGTTCATATGTAATTGCCATTTGTCAAAATTTGATACCTCTGGCAGGGTCACAAAAGGGCCTGCAACACAAGATCTTGAAGAGTACAGTGTGACACGAGATGTCAATATTGTAACTATAGTCAAATAA
- a CDS encoding sigma-70 family RNA polymerase sigma factor, with protein MILYFFLIIGFATQSPEKEREWMRRLQKGDKSALGSIYDQYKNLVYGLIYTILKGKEETEDCLQEVFVQLWEKADQFDPSKGNLYSFLLTMARNKAIDRTRSRDYKDSKKEDHIINDFTLTPVSKYNNPYEELELTERAGMVRKALKNLSAKEREVLYVAYFNGMTQSEISSKFDIPLGTVKYRMRQGMMKLKDLLASGINE; from the coding sequence GTGATCTTATACTTTTTTTTAATAATCGGATTTGCTACTCAATCACCTGAAAAGGAGAGAGAGTGGATGCGTCGGTTGCAGAAGGGCGACAAATCTGCCCTTGGCAGCATTTACGATCAGTATAAAAATCTAGTCTATGGTTTAATTTATACCATATTAAAAGGAAAAGAAGAAACGGAAGATTGTCTGCAAGAAGTATTTGTTCAGCTTTGGGAAAAAGCGGATCAATTTGATCCCTCCAAAGGTAACTTATACAGTTTTTTATTGACCATGGCACGAAATAAAGCCATAGACCGAACCCGTTCAAGAGATTATAAAGACAGTAAAAAAGAAGACCATATAATTAACGACTTTACGTTGACTCCAGTGAGTAAATACAATAATCCATATGAAGAACTTGAGTTAACTGAACGAGCCGGAATGGTTAGGAAAGCTTTGAAAAATTTGAGTGCTAAAGAGCGTGAAGTATTGTATGTGGCATATTTTAACGGTATGACACAGTCTGAAATATCAAGTAAATTTGATATACCTCTGGGTACGGTTAAATATCGAATGCGACAGGGAATGATGAAGTTGAAAGACCTATTGGCGTCTGGAATTAATGAGTGA
- a CDS encoding YceI family protein, which translates to MQKLLTLFLIALFISGLSNATNAQSYIGKEGQAEFISNAPLLEFKGVSGHLTGLIDMEKNLVDFYLDLNTLDTGIKLRNSHMRESYLETEDCPFAEFTGQLDSPFDPDLKEEQDITVSGDFTVHCVTKELTATGTVYPTAEGLMVNAEWEILLKDFNIDRPGVAFYELAEEQRINISILLKPEND; encoded by the coding sequence ATGCAAAAACTTCTTACTCTATTTTTAATCGCATTATTTATAAGCGGACTTTCTAATGCCACAAATGCACAAAGTTATATTGGTAAAGAGGGGCAGGCAGAATTCATATCCAATGCTCCATTGCTGGAATTCAAAGGTGTTAGCGGACACTTAACCGGACTTATTGATATGGAAAAGAATCTGGTTGATTTCTATCTGGATCTCAATACCTTAGACACGGGTATCAAGCTGCGAAACAGCCATATGCGTGAAAGTTATCTTGAAACAGAAGATTGTCCATTTGCAGAATTCACCGGACAGCTTGATTCTCCTTTCGATCCTGACCTGAAAGAGGAACAGGATATTACCGTATCCGGCGATTTTACGGTTCATTGTGTCACAAAAGAACTGACAGCCACCGGAACTGTTTATCCAACAGCGGAAGGATTGATGGTAAATGCTGAATGGGAAATTCTGCTGAAAGATTTCAACATAGACCGCCCCGGTGTTGCCTTTTACGAACTGGCTGAAGAACAACGAATCAACATCTCAATTTTATTGAAACCTGAAAATGATTAG
- a CDS encoding trypsin-like peptidase domain-containing protein, with amino-acid sequence MPNQEPNESGNTPIASIGPLTKPKADVEPDLATAQAQSQPLITIDDTRRNAITNAVETAGPAVVSITVTELQRGYTREFDSFFFRYFDVPIQREVQSVGSGFIISEDGLIVTNEHVASKNSKTIMVALSDGNNYEAELIGSDELADLSLLKIKSEDRSKPFPYVKFTDSDEIMVGEWTIAMGNPFGLFADGQPSVTVGVVSAKERDFRPDPQDPRVYVEMIQTDAAINRGNSGGPLVNSNGEVMGVNTFIFTGGTSNGFVGLGFAIPSNRVQKIISQLKESGSVSLDYDPGMKFVPVTRQLIMQYPNIPRVLGLFVTEVNKSGPAYECGIMPGDVIVQIGEERVTSEMHAWALMREYEEGEEMELHLIRDNKQYKTSMNLRKRVQGR; translated from the coding sequence TTGCCCAATCAAGAACCAAATGAAAGTGGGAACACCCCCATTGCTTCCATTGGTCCTTTAACCAAGCCAAAAGCTGATGTTGAGCCTGACTTAGCAACCGCTCAGGCTCAGAGCCAACCCCTCATAACCATTGATGACACCCGTCGTAACGCGATCACAAATGCGGTTGAAACAGCCGGACCCGCTGTTGTAAGCATCACTGTTACTGAACTCCAACGGGGCTATACCCGGGAATTTGACTCTTTCTTTTTTCGATATTTTGATGTCCCCATTCAACGCGAAGTACAAAGTGTGGGCTCAGGATTTATTATCAGTGAAGATGGCTTAATAGTTACAAATGAACATGTAGCCAGTAAAAACTCCAAAACCATTATGGTGGCTCTTTCTGATGGAAATAACTATGAGGCCGAACTGATCGGGTCGGATGAACTGGCTGATTTATCGCTCCTTAAAATTAAAAGTGAAGATCGTTCTAAGCCTTTTCCCTATGTTAAATTTACTGATTCAGATGAAATAATGGTCGGTGAATGGACTATTGCCATGGGCAACCCTTTCGGATTGTTCGCCGATGGCCAACCTTCCGTAACGGTTGGGGTGGTAAGCGCCAAAGAACGGGATTTCAGGCCTGATCCTCAGGACCCAAGAGTTTATGTTGAGATGATTCAAACCGATGCTGCCATTAACCGGGGTAATTCCGGCGGCCCCCTGGTAAACAGTAATGGAGAGGTAATGGGTGTGAATACCTTCATTTTTACCGGTGGAACCAGCAACGGGTTTGTAGGATTGGGTTTTGCAATCCCAAGTAATAGAGTTCAAAAAATTATTTCTCAACTCAAGGAATCCGGTTCTGTTTCTCTGGATTATGATCCCGGAATGAAATTTGTTCCTGTTACCCGGCAGCTCATTATGCAATACCCTAACATTCCCCGCGTACTGGGCTTATTCGTAACGGAAGTCAACAAAAGCGGCCCTGCATACGAGTGCGGTATTATGCCCGGTGATGTAATAGTACAAATTGGGGAAGAGCGTGTCACCAGTGAAATGCATGCCTGGGCTCTGATGCGGGAATATGAAGAAGGAGAAGAAATGGAACTCCATCTTATTCGCGATAATAAACAATACAAAACCAGCATGAACCTGAGAAAACGAGTTCAGGGGCGCTAA
- a CDS encoding PstS family phosphate ABC transporter substrate-binding protein — translation MIKHTVLAIVLASLMASCGQGPKKDIKINGSSTVYPITEAVAEEYRTEAPDTRVTVGVSGTGGGFKQFLRSETDINNASRSIKPSEIELAEQNEIDYLELSVAFDGIAVVVNPENDWANELTVEELKMIWEPAAQGEIMRWSQVRPEWPDEEIHLFGPGIASGTYDYFTEAIVGESGASRGDFTASEDDNVLVQGVSTDTYAIGFFGLAYFEENAGKLKLIAVDNGDGHPVKPSLETVKDGSYAPLSRPLFIYVSETAAEKDHVQDFIIYYLKNAGEFAPSVGYIPMQDEEYQIQLEKFESFISEQSQ, via the coding sequence ATGATCAAGCACACAGTATTAGCTATCGTTTTAGCCTCCTTAATGGCCTCCTGCGGACAGGGTCCTAAGAAAGATATAAAAATTAACGGATCCAGTACCGTTTACCCCATCACAGAAGCAGTTGCTGAAGAATACAGGACCGAAGCCCCAGACACGAGAGTTACGGTTGGAGTATCCGGTACCGGTGGTGGATTCAAGCAGTTCTTAAGAAGTGAAACAGATATCAATAATGCGTCACGCAGTATTAAACCCAGCGAAATTGAATTAGCCGAACAGAACGAGATCGACTATCTGGAGTTGTCAGTGGCTTTTGATGGCATTGCCGTAGTGGTGAATCCGGAAAATGACTGGGCCAATGAGCTTACGGTAGAAGAATTAAAAATGATCTGGGAGCCGGCTGCCCAGGGAGAAATTATGAGATGGAGCCAGGTACGTCCCGAGTGGCCTGATGAAGAAATTCACTTGTTTGGTCCTGGTATTGCATCCGGGACTTATGATTACTTTACCGAAGCCATAGTAGGTGAAAGTGGGGCAAGCCGCGGAGACTTCACTGCCAGCGAAGATGACAATGTGTTGGTACAGGGAGTTTCGACAGATACCTATGCGATCGGTTTTTTTGGCTTGGCCTATTTTGAAGAAAATGCGGGTAAGCTAAAACTTATAGCTGTTGATAATGGGGATGGTCATCCTGTTAAACCCTCTTTAGAAACTGTGAAAGATGGAAGTTATGCTCCATTATCCCGCCCATTGTTCATCTATGTTTCTGAAACAGCTGCTGAAAAAGACCATGTTCAAGACTTCATTATCTATTATCTGAAAAATGCTGGAGAGTTTGCCCCATCGGTAGGCTATATACCAATGCAGGATGAAGAATACCAGATTCAGCTGGAGAAGTTTGAGTCTTTTATATCAGAACAATCGCAATAA